The following coding sequences lie in one Halomonas sp. 'Soap Lake #6' genomic window:
- a CDS encoding ABC transporter permease encodes MSDLNWRLAARSLRRDLRAADVRALFIALVLAVAASTMIAFFLDRLERGLERQAGQMLGGDLVLEQREPFSAELRSTLEQAGFVLSDQVELVSMISRGDRFQPASLKAVDDVYPHYGVSHVDVGNGTEQIASGPPAGEAWVDPRLAQLIEVEFGDRVQVGQTELTIGGIIEREADQSGGFGNFNPRLMLNTADLEATGLVQPGSRIEFELLAAGPPAALEQVQGLLGELRRAGVDVRDVRVDRPQLGNALQRAESYLGLAGLAAVLLAGVAVAMSTRRYVERHLDTAALLRCFGASQYQLVTIFTMQLLGLALTASVVGALLGLVGQAVLLWLLTSFLPMTLPPPGIMPLWLGIFTALAVLVGFAGPTLLRIKQVSALKVLRRELDPLPPSAWLVVGVASIVFGGLLWLYSGSFPLALALLIGGAALLCVLWLASSLLLSGLLKGVQRLSGKSEWSQAFRLGGRQLARRKQAGLGQLLAFSVTFFAMAMIVLVRGDLLTTWQDQMPDDTPNYFAINIQPSERDAFEDAVAPRVETQSTLYPMVRGRITGINGQAPRDAVPPDARGDNSLRRELNLTWQAEVPEGNQIVAGQWFTPTGESQGFMREVDATPKPTNGITPISMEDGLAQRLGLGIGDELTFSVGGDTIATRIESLRSLNWDSFTPNFFIIFPPGVLESFGHSYITAFHLPDVEQGLIRQLVSDFPGVSLLNVDAILGQVREVLTQVTRAIELVLALVLLAGISVLYAALTASRPARAHESGLLRVFGAGTKMISRVQGAEYALLGFASGLMGAVLAELATAALYLYWLELTPRLHWGLWVMLPLGGALLIGIIGHVLSYSLRRQAPAASLGLLGEA; translated from the coding sequence ATGAGTGATCTTAACTGGCGTCTTGCTGCCCGCAGTCTAAGGCGTGACCTGCGAGCAGCAGATGTTCGGGCGCTGTTTATTGCACTCGTGTTGGCGGTTGCTGCCTCTACGATGATTGCCTTTTTTCTTGACCGGTTAGAGCGAGGCTTGGAGCGTCAGGCTGGACAAATGCTGGGGGGGGATTTGGTACTTGAGCAGCGCGAACCTTTTTCTGCTGAGCTGCGTAGTACGTTAGAGCAGGCAGGCTTTGTGTTAAGTGATCAAGTTGAGCTTGTTTCAATGATTAGCAGAGGTGATCGCTTTCAGCCCGCGAGCCTTAAGGCGGTAGATGATGTTTATCCCCATTACGGTGTCTCCCATGTGGATGTTGGTAACGGCACCGAACAAATAGCCTCTGGCCCGCCAGCGGGGGAGGCCTGGGTAGACCCAAGGCTTGCCCAACTGATAGAAGTCGAGTTTGGCGACCGTGTTCAAGTGGGCCAAACCGAGCTTACCATTGGCGGTATTATTGAACGCGAAGCAGACCAATCCGGTGGGTTTGGCAACTTCAACCCTCGTTTAATGCTTAATACCGCCGATCTGGAAGCCACGGGTTTGGTGCAGCCAGGTTCTCGTATTGAGTTTGAACTACTGGCAGCGGGGCCTCCTGCCGCGCTGGAACAAGTACAGGGGCTACTTGGCGAGCTTAGAAGAGCCGGTGTTGACGTACGCGATGTTCGAGTAGATCGCCCCCAGCTAGGTAATGCCCTGCAGCGTGCCGAAAGCTATTTGGGGCTTGCCGGTTTAGCCGCTGTACTGCTGGCTGGCGTAGCGGTGGCTATGTCAACCCGCCGTTATGTGGAACGCCACCTGGATACTGCCGCATTATTACGCTGTTTTGGTGCCAGCCAGTATCAATTAGTGACGATTTTTACCATGCAACTGCTGGGATTAGCGCTGACTGCCTCGGTGGTTGGTGCGTTGCTTGGTTTAGTTGGGCAGGCGGTGCTTCTTTGGCTGCTCACTAGTTTTTTGCCCATGACCCTACCGCCTCCCGGCATTATGCCGCTTTGGTTGGGGATTTTTACCGCCCTTGCGGTGCTTGTTGGCTTTGCCGGGCCAACGTTATTGCGTATTAAGCAGGTTAGTGCGCTTAAGGTACTGCGCCGCGAACTGGATCCGTTACCACCGTCGGCCTGGTTGGTCGTTGGAGTGGCAAGCATCGTGTTTGGAGGCTTGCTATGGCTGTACTCGGGGAGTTTTCCTCTGGCGTTAGCGTTGTTGATTGGCGGTGCTGCACTACTCTGCGTGCTCTGGCTGGCGAGTTCACTGTTACTCAGTGGCTTGCTAAAAGGGGTACAGCGATTGTCAGGAAAAAGTGAGTGGTCACAAGCATTCCGTTTGGGTGGCCGGCAGTTAGCACGAAGAAAACAAGCGGGCTTAGGGCAGTTGCTGGCATTCTCGGTCACTTTTTTTGCTATGGCGATGATTGTTTTGGTGCGTGGTGATCTATTGACTACCTGGCAAGATCAGATGCCGGATGACACGCCTAACTATTTTGCTATCAACATACAGCCTAGTGAGAGAGACGCCTTTGAAGATGCTGTGGCACCTCGTGTGGAGACCCAAAGCACGCTGTACCCCATGGTGCGCGGCCGCATTACTGGCATCAATGGGCAAGCACCGCGGGATGCGGTGCCGCCAGATGCCAGAGGGGATAATTCTCTACGTCGCGAGCTGAACTTAACCTGGCAGGCTGAGGTGCCGGAAGGTAACCAAATTGTTGCTGGGCAGTGGTTTACACCGACAGGCGAGTCCCAAGGCTTTATGAGAGAAGTAGACGCAACGCCCAAACCTACAAATGGGATTACGCCTATTTCCATGGAGGATGGCCTCGCCCAGCGGTTAGGGTTGGGGATTGGCGATGAGCTAACATTTTCGGTAGGAGGGGATACGATTGCTACCCGCATTGAAAGCTTGCGTAGCCTTAATTGGGATAGCTTCACCCCCAATTTCTTCATTATCTTCCCGCCGGGTGTGCTGGAATCGTTTGGGCATAGCTATATCACCGCCTTTCACTTGCCTGATGTCGAACAAGGGTTAATTCGACAGTTGGTGAGTGATTTTCCTGGTGTATCGCTACTCAATGTAGATGCTATTTTAGGCCAGGTACGAGAGGTGCTGACTCAGGTTACCCGGGCAATAGAGCTTGTATTAGCGCTGGTGCTGCTGGCAGGTATTAGCGTGCTGTACGCAGCCCTTACCGCTAGTAGGCCGGCTCGAGCTCATGAAAGTGGCTTGTTGCGTGTGTTTGGTGCGGGCACCAAAATGATTTCCCGCGTGCAAGGAGCTGAGTATGCGTTACTGGGATTTGCCAGTGGTTTGATGGGCGCGGTGCTGGCTGAACTAGCTACCGCTGCATTGTACCTTTACTGGCTAGAGCTAACTCCCCGCCTGCATTGGGGGCTTTGGGTCATGCTGCCGTTAGGTGGGGCGCTGTTAATCGGTATTATTGGTCACGTGCTTTCTTATAGTTTGAGGCGCCAAGCCCCCGCTGCCAGCTTGGGACTTTTGGGTGAAGCGTAA
- a CDS encoding ABC transporter ATP-binding protein → MPYSSDPMSTLPADDAPAHQPSTDTASAHKVPDAGVYPPVLLAEKLSKQVTSGERSLNILHDLSLSVAAGESVAILGKSGAGKSTLLGLLAGLDTPSDGELTLFGQPLSRLDEDGRAALRAGRVGFVFQNFQLLPTLSALENVLLPLELSPRAGEDHVAAQWLERVGLGERTCHVPKQLSGGEQQRVAIARAFVTDPELVFADEPTGNLDPDTGAQIIDLLFTLNREAGTTLILVTHDHALARRCDRCLRLANGKLEPFEPVSINGGGNE, encoded by the coding sequence ATGCCTTACTCCTCTGACCCAATGTCTACGTTGCCAGCCGATGACGCGCCTGCACACCAGCCCTCCACCGACACTGCTTCTGCCCATAAGGTTCCTGATGCCGGGGTGTACCCGCCTGTATTGCTTGCTGAAAAACTTTCAAAGCAGGTAACTAGCGGTGAGCGTTCGTTAAATATATTACACGACCTTTCCTTGAGCGTGGCAGCTGGGGAAAGCGTTGCCATTTTAGGTAAAAGTGGTGCTGGTAAATCGACACTTCTAGGTCTTTTAGCAGGATTAGATACCCCAAGTGATGGTGAGTTGACACTATTTGGGCAACCCCTGAGTCGTTTAGATGAAGATGGCAGGGCGGCGCTACGTGCTGGACGTGTAGGTTTTGTATTTCAAAACTTCCAACTACTACCCACCTTGAGCGCGCTTGAAAATGTGCTGTTACCATTAGAACTCTCCCCTCGGGCAGGGGAAGACCACGTGGCTGCCCAGTGGCTTGAGCGCGTAGGGCTTGGTGAGCGCACGTGCCACGTGCCTAAACAGCTTTCCGGTGGGGAGCAGCAGCGAGTAGCTATTGCCCGCGCTTTTGTGACCGACCCAGAATTGGTGTTTGCTGATGAGCCTACCGGCAACCTCGATCCAGATACTGGTGCGCAAATCATTGACCTACTGTTTACTCTAAACCGAGAAGCAGGTACGACGCTGATTCTTGTTACCCATGATCACGCCCTTGCACGTCGCTGTGACCGCTGTTTGCGATTAGCTAATGGCAAACTTGAACCATTTGAGCCGGTGTCTATCAACGGGGGTGGCAATGAGTGA
- a CDS encoding arylesterase: MKRGIPVAWQKPDWQKLSRQKLSPQKLSQQKLSQQKLSRMVTGGTLALVVTFGASSLNADQNPTLLVMGDSLSAAYGIEQEQGWVTLLEQRLEGQAKVINASISGETTSGGAQRFADIIGQRQPDIVLLELGGNDGLRGLDPNQMRANLASMIEQSQQADAEVLLLGIDIPPNYGQAYRDAFTSVFHSLADEYEVSLVPFLLEGIALNAQLMQSDGIHPTAEAQPTILENVWPALQPMLAELGLAEQELEEAM, translated from the coding sequence ATGAAGCGTGGCATCCCTGTAGCTTGGCAAAAACCAGATTGGCAAAAACTCAGTCGGCAAAAACTTAGTCCGCAAAAACTCAGTCAGCAAAAACTCAGTCAGCAAAAACTCAGTCGTATGGTAACCGGAGGGACGCTGGCACTGGTAGTAACCTTCGGAGCTTCATCGCTCAACGCAGATCAAAACCCGACCCTGCTAGTAATGGGTGACAGTTTAAGTGCCGCCTACGGTATTGAGCAGGAACAGGGTTGGGTCACGTTATTGGAACAACGCCTTGAAGGCCAGGCAAAGGTGATAAATGCCAGCATTAGCGGTGAAACCACATCCGGCGGAGCACAGCGCTTTGCTGATATTATCGGACAACGACAGCCTGATATCGTTCTTTTAGAACTGGGGGGGAACGATGGCCTACGAGGCTTAGACCCGAACCAAATGCGAGCCAATCTAGCAAGTATGATTGAACAAAGCCAACAGGCCGATGCTGAGGTATTATTGCTTGGTATTGATATTCCCCCTAACTACGGCCAAGCCTACCGCGATGCCTTCACCAGCGTTTTTCACTCCCTCGCCGATGAGTATGAGGTTTCGTTAGTCCCCTTTTTGCTAGAAGGCATAGCACTTAATGCCCAACTGATGCAAAGCGATGGCATTCACCCTACCGCCGAGGCCCAGCCAACTATTCTTGAGAACGTGTGGCCAGCACTTCAGCCGATGCTTGCTGAGCTAGGGCTAGCTGAACAGGAACTAGAAGAAGCAATGTAG
- a CDS encoding transglutaminase-like cysteine peptidase, translated as MALMPDSPRPILSSLSRRQFLATVGALILGAGVSVFPTPATAFNPQRLRQSMQQQYGASGLAVLEAWFELLERLRRQDIQTQLRNVNDFFNRRIRWVEDIHNWGQEDFWATPLETMGQGQGDCEDYSIAKYVSLRQLDVPGERLRMIYVRARIGRSQITQAHMVLGYYSTPSAEPLVLDNIAPSISPASQRTDLDPVFSFNSEGLWAGGSSESRADPLARLSRWRSVVERMQSQGFI; from the coding sequence ATGGCACTTATGCCTGACTCACCCCGCCCCATCCTTAGCTCCCTTTCCCGCCGACAGTTTTTAGCGACCGTCGGCGCGCTTATTTTGGGCGCGGGAGTGAGTGTCTTTCCTACCCCGGCAACTGCTTTTAACCCTCAGCGTTTGCGACAAAGTATGCAACAGCAGTATGGCGCAAGCGGCTTGGCCGTATTGGAAGCATGGTTTGAGCTCCTAGAACGCCTGCGCAGACAAGATATACAGACGCAGCTGCGCAACGTGAATGATTTTTTCAATCGCCGGATACGTTGGGTTGAGGATATCCACAACTGGGGGCAGGAAGACTTTTGGGCCACTCCACTGGAAACCATGGGGCAGGGGCAAGGCGACTGTGAAGATTACTCCATAGCCAAATACGTTAGCTTGAGACAGTTGGACGTTCCTGGCGAACGCCTCAGGATGATTTATGTTCGAGCGCGAATTGGCCGTAGCCAAATCACACAAGCACATATGGTGCTGGGTTACTACTCCACCCCTAGCGCAGAGCCTCTGGTGCTAGATAATATTGCACCCTCCATTAGTCCAGCGTCACAACGTACCGACCTTGACCCCGTATTTAGTTTTAACAGTGAAGGGCTATGGGCTGGCGGCTCTTCAGAATCTCGTGCCGACCCATTAGCGAGGCTATCTCGCTGGCGTAGCGTGGTTGAACGCATGCAATCACAAGGCTTCATTTAA
- a CDS encoding bifunctional diguanylate cyclase/phosphodiesterase, with product MSLIKQLWLAIIALLLLSFVGSLAISIASSRDYIEQEVRIKNEDNATALALSMSQLDKDIVILELLIAAQFDTGYYRSIILRDTENNVLIERSASEYSGDVPAWFRSLIKFNVPTGIATVQDGWRQFGTLELESQHSFAYASLWRSMLELAGWFLLAGSISLAIATVLVRGIKHPLVRVVAQAKDISARRFTTIKEPRTLELREVAQAMNILSANVHHMLSQESQKLDELRRDLQHDRVTGALNRDVFMGRLASLLGSDDARATGLTLMVRVQTLEQLNEQLGHQATDNLLRALVQQLSQLDGSSEEALIGRLNGSDFLLLLPLQESASKLAPLVRHALDQVLEPVLEIVAVDVPREMVRIPAAIVAYTPHDERGTLLATLDDALAEAESDSAHNRIVIREGQQGSLFNNHAEWRTALNNAISQGPQLAYFPVTDAHNNVLHYECPARLELANEWQTAGVFIPWVSRFNLEPALDLAVVKKSFAQLAMDPEHKLGINLSIASITNAQFVTELRALLEKQPQLAKQLCFEVPAVLNAHAIGSLRGLCTALRPLGCQFGIEHVGAEFTKLADLHDVGLTYLKVDSSLIRGIHTSNEQQTIVRGMATLCHSLGIQVIAEGVIEQAELDSLFRAGLDGATGPGVRSV from the coding sequence ATGTCGCTTATTAAACAGCTTTGGCTGGCCATTATTGCGCTACTGTTGCTTTCGTTTGTCGGTAGCCTTGCTATCAGCATCGCATCAAGTCGCGACTATATTGAGCAGGAAGTGCGCATCAAAAACGAAGATAATGCTACCGCGCTTGCGCTCTCAATGAGCCAGCTCGATAAAGATATTGTTATCCTTGAGCTGCTCATTGCAGCGCAGTTTGATACCGGCTACTACCGCAGTATTATTCTACGGGACACCGAAAATAATGTGCTCATTGAACGCTCTGCCAGCGAATATAGCGGTGACGTGCCTGCATGGTTTCGCAGCTTAATTAAATTTAACGTACCCACCGGCATCGCCACCGTGCAAGATGGCTGGCGGCAATTTGGCACCCTAGAGCTTGAAAGCCAACACAGTTTTGCTTATGCCTCGTTATGGCGCAGCATGCTCGAATTGGCGGGCTGGTTTTTACTAGCCGGATCGATCAGCTTGGCCATTGCCACGGTACTTGTACGTGGTATTAAACACCCATTGGTGCGCGTGGTTGCTCAAGCAAAAGATATTAGCGCCCGCCGCTTCACAACCATCAAAGAGCCACGCACACTAGAGTTACGCGAAGTTGCCCAAGCCATGAACATTCTCTCTGCTAACGTACACCATATGCTTAGCCAAGAGAGCCAGAAATTAGACGAGCTGCGCCGCGACCTTCAACATGACCGAGTAACCGGCGCACTGAACCGTGATGTCTTTATGGGAAGGCTAGCATCCCTGCTGGGCAGCGATGATGCTCGCGCCACAGGTCTAACGCTGATGGTGCGAGTTCAAACTCTAGAGCAACTAAACGAGCAGCTAGGCCATCAAGCAACTGATAACCTACTCCGTGCTCTTGTCCAACAGCTTTCGCAGTTGGATGGCAGCTCAGAAGAAGCCTTAATTGGCCGCCTGAATGGCAGTGACTTTCTACTGTTATTGCCGTTACAAGAGAGTGCCAGCAAGCTCGCTCCGCTTGTCCGCCATGCACTCGACCAAGTACTTGAGCCAGTACTTGAAATAGTAGCTGTAGACGTTCCCCGTGAGATGGTGCGTATACCAGCTGCCATTGTAGCCTACACCCCCCACGATGAGCGCGGCACCCTGCTAGCCACTTTAGATGATGCACTAGCAGAAGCAGAAAGTGACAGCGCGCACAATCGTATTGTCATCCGTGAAGGCCAGCAAGGCTCGTTGTTTAACAACCATGCCGAATGGCGTACTGCACTCAATAACGCTATTAGCCAAGGGCCACAGCTGGCCTACTTCCCAGTAACTGACGCCCATAATAATGTACTTCACTACGAGTGCCCTGCCCGCTTAGAACTTGCAAACGAATGGCAAACAGCAGGCGTGTTTATTCCCTGGGTGTCACGCTTCAACTTAGAACCAGCACTTGATCTTGCTGTAGTCAAAAAATCCTTTGCGCAGCTAGCGATGGATCCCGAGCACAAGCTGGGGATCAATCTTTCTATAGCCTCTATTACCAATGCGCAATTTGTTACTGAACTAAGAGCACTACTGGAGAAGCAGCCCCAGCTCGCCAAGCAGCTTTGCTTTGAAGTGCCCGCTGTATTGAACGCCCATGCGATAGGCAGTTTACGTGGTTTGTGCACGGCCCTAAGACCACTTGGCTGCCAGTTCGGAATTGAGCACGTAGGCGCTGAGTTTACGAAACTTGCCGACCTTCATGATGTAGGACTTACTTACCTAAAAGTGGACAGCAGCTTGATTCGTGGAATTCATACCTCTAATGAACAACAGACCATTGTTCGAGGTATGGCTACGCTTTGCCACTCACTAGGCATTCAAGTGATCGCAGAGGGAGTTATAGAGCAGGCAGAACTTGATAGCCTCTTCCGTGCAGGTCTAGATGGTGCAACAGGTCCTGGGGTACGCTCTGTTTAA
- a CDS encoding tryptophan synthase subunit beta like protein, which yields MFYVKRNAQGEIVMLSKEPSLECNDTVAGDSPEVFAFLAGQAGGASQFIASDLAFVRVVEDLLEVLLAKGVLSFTDLPPAAQSKVMERKSLRAKNDINLISDDGGVI from the coding sequence ATGTTCTATGTCAAACGCAATGCACAGGGAGAAATCGTGATGCTCAGCAAGGAGCCATCGCTAGAGTGCAATGATACCGTCGCGGGAGACTCGCCAGAAGTATTCGCCTTTCTTGCTGGACAAGCGGGGGGGGCTTCGCAGTTTATTGCTTCTGATTTAGCTTTCGTGCGCGTAGTTGAGGATCTGCTGGAAGTTCTGCTGGCAAAGGGCGTGCTTAGCTTTACCGATTTGCCACCAGCGGCGCAAAGCAAGGTGATGGAGCGCAAATCGCTGCGTGCTAAGAATGATATCAACTTGATTAGTGATGATGGTGGAGTCATCTAG